A region of the Ornithinimicrobium ciconiae genome:
ACATCTGGCGGGAGGGTCCTTGCCGTCATCCGGCCCCGGCGGGGGTAGCGTCGGCTCCGTGCACTTCGTGATCATGGGCTGCGGCCGCGTCGGGGCGACCCTGGCGCACAGCCTGGTGCAGCGTGGCCACGAGGTCGCGGTCATCGACCAGGACGCCGCGGCCTTCCACCGGCTGGGGCCGGACTTTCCGGGGCGGCGGATCAAGGGCGTCGGCTTCGACCGCGACGTGATGAAGGACGCCGGGGTGCCCCAGGCCTATGCCTTCGCCGCGGTCAGCAGCGGGGACAACTCCAACATTATCGCCGCCCGGGTCGCTCGGGAGACCTTTGGCGTGGAGCGGGTCGTGGCCCGCATCTATGACCCCAAGCGGGCCGAGATTTTCCAGCGGCTGGGCATCCCGACGGTGGCGACGGTGCGCTGGACGGCAGACCAGACACTGCACCACCTGCTGCCCGAGGGCAGCACCCCCGACTACTTCGACCCCAGCGGTGCCCTGGTGATGTCCCAGATCCATGTGAACTCACGCTGGATCGGGCGCCGACTGACCGAGATCGAGGGGACCTTCGGGTGCCGGGTGGCCTTCGTGACCCGCCTCGGTGACGCGATGGTGCCGGCCGCCGACACCGTCTATCAGGAGGGCGACGAGCTGCACCTGATCGCCCGGCGCGGCACCCTGCCCGAGCTCGAGCACCGGCTGGACACGATCCGGCCGGAGGACTAGGGGAGGAGGCAGCATGCGAGTCGCAGTCATCGGCGCCGGCAGCGTGGGCGTGTCCATCTGCAAGGAGCTCATCCACAACGGTCACGACGTGCTCATCATCGACCGGGATGCCACCACCGAGCGCACCTCGCTGGTGCCGGCCGCGGAGTGGATCATCGGGGACGCGTGCGAGATCAGCACGCTGACCACGGCCGAGCTGGACAGCTATGACCACGTCGTGTGCGCCACCGGCGACGACAAGGTCAACTTGGTGGTCTCCTTCCTGGCCCGCACTGAGTTCGCGGTGCCGCGCACCGTGGCCCGGGTCAACAACCCGCGCAACGAGTGGCTCTTCAACGACTCCTGGGGGGTTGACGTCGCGGTGTCCACCCCCCGCCTGATGACGGCGCTCGTGGAGGAGGCCGTCTCCGTCGGTGAGGTCGTGCGGCTCTTTGAGTTCCAGCACGGCGCGGCCCACATGGTCGAGCTGACCCTGCCCGAGTCGAGCCCGCTGGTGGGCACCCGCGTCGGGGACGTGCCGCTGCCCCCGGACACCTCGCT
Encoded here:
- a CDS encoding potassium channel family protein; this encodes MHFVIMGCGRVGATLAHSLVQRGHEVAVIDQDAAAFHRLGPDFPGRRIKGVGFDRDVMKDAGVPQAYAFAAVSSGDNSNIIAARVARETFGVERVVARIYDPKRAEIFQRLGIPTVATVRWTADQTLHHLLPEGSTPDYFDPSGALVMSQIHVNSRWIGRRLTEIEGTFGCRVAFVTRLGDAMVPAADTVYQEGDELHLIARRGTLPELEHRLDTIRPED
- a CDS encoding potassium channel family protein; this translates as MRVAVIGAGSVGVSICKELIHNGHDVLIIDRDATTERTSLVPAAEWIIGDACEISTLTTAELDSYDHVVCATGDDKVNLVVSFLARTEFAVPRTVARVNNPRNEWLFNDSWGVDVAVSTPRLMTALVEEAVSVGEVVRLFEFQHGAAHMVELTLPESSPLVGTRVGDVPLPPDTSLIAILRDGQAISPSHDEVIEAADEILFICPPEAERKLELTLNPDSRVRAEREDD